In Alkalihalobacillus sp. TS-13, the following are encoded in one genomic region:
- a CDS encoding ABC transporter substrate-binding protein: MRVKPLFQCLLVVLLILTAGLAGCSNNQGASSESKNKDSESEEKASDSGEKITITYGTWQEDKEVDQVIKAFEETHPNIDVKKDKSLGWPWNEKLSAAAAAGKLPDVFWTFGVPTAITNGWLEDLTPYLEKDEDYNPENTFESVLKTANYDGHQYAMPHSMHAIVMLLNTDLFEKENVPVPDSSWTLDDLRKASVQLTDYNNQQFGFLNPRAYREVLPVQFDNSLEWGTWDGEQYNFSSAAYVDSQNYINTLWNEDKVSPSVYTQEERDKWYGKDKDPWTLGKIGIRYDGTWGLKGNTDNNKFNWTVLPVPGVDGYRVPLVADYVGISKNSKHKEASYEFLKWLTFSKEGWFDRKDAGVPVARSIPLINDEEIWDAYLSDEAVPEEMKEIIQLIPDGTVDPLKAHPGYTEALNIIGSMNEKFDKGEANPSDVGAEMDQKANATYEKATEELDKAIKE; the protein is encoded by the coding sequence TTGAGGGTAAAACCGTTATTTCAATGTTTACTAGTCGTTTTGCTAATTCTTACTGCAGGTCTGGCAGGTTGTTCTAACAATCAAGGAGCAAGCTCAGAATCGAAAAATAAAGATTCAGAATCTGAAGAAAAGGCATCTGATTCAGGTGAAAAGATAACCATTACCTATGGAACATGGCAGGAAGATAAAGAGGTTGATCAGGTCATCAAAGCATTCGAAGAAACACATCCAAACATTGATGTAAAGAAGGATAAGTCTCTTGGATGGCCATGGAACGAAAAGCTCTCAGCAGCAGCTGCAGCAGGAAAACTTCCGGATGTTTTCTGGACATTCGGCGTACCGACCGCTATAACAAATGGGTGGTTGGAAGACTTAACCCCTTACTTAGAAAAAGATGAAGACTACAATCCTGAGAATACCTTTGAAAGTGTTCTCAAAACTGCAAATTATGATGGTCATCAATACGCAATGCCTCATTCAATGCATGCTATCGTAATGCTCCTTAATACAGACTTGTTTGAAAAAGAAAATGTTCCTGTACCTGACAGCAGCTGGACGCTAGATGATTTAAGGAAGGCATCCGTTCAGTTGACAGACTATAATAATCAACAATTCGGCTTTTTGAATCCTAGAGCATACCGTGAAGTACTGCCTGTTCAATTTGATAATTCACTAGAATGGGGTACATGGGATGGCGAACAATATAATTTCAGTTCAGCAGCTTATGTAGATTCACAGAATTATATCAATACGCTATGGAATGAGGATAAAGTCAGTCCATCCGTTTATACCCAAGAAGAAAGAGATAAGTGGTACGGAAAGGACAAGGACCCATGGACGCTTGGGAAAATCGGAATCCGCTATGATGGGACATGGGGACTGAAGGGCAATACAGATAACAACAAATTCAATTGGACAGTCCTCCCGGTTCCAGGCGTTGATGGCTACCGAGTACCATTGGTTGCCGATTATGTCGGTATCTCGAAGAATTCAAAGCATAAGGAAGCTTCCTATGAATTTTTAAAATGGCTGACTTTCTCTAAGGAAGGCTGGTTCGACCGTAAAGATGCAGGAGTCCCTGTAGCAAGAAGTATTCCACTCATCAATGATGAAGAAATCTGGGATGCGTACTTAAGCGACGAAGCCGTACCTGAAGAAATGAAAGAGATCATCCAACTGATCCCTGATGGCACCGTCGATCCTCTTAAAGCTCATCCTGGGTATACGGAAGCCCTCAATATCATTGGGAGTATGAATGAAAAGTTCGATAAAGGTGAAGCGAACCCTAGTGATGTGGGAGCAGAAATGGATCAAAAAGCCAATGCAACCTATGAAAAAGCTACAGAGGAATTGGATAAAGCAATAAAAGAATGA
- a CDS encoding bifunctional homocysteine S-methyltransferase/methylenetetrahydrofolate reductase, which translates to MGILDDLKQDKILIGDGAMGTLLHSYGSDWCFEELNLSHSDQISNIHRAYIEAGANIIQTNTYAANYIKLERYGLQDQVKEINTAAVRLAKKAAGNHAYVVGTIGGIRGIKPHTITMDEIKRTFREQLYCLLSEDLDGILLETFYDLEELETVLSIARKETALPIIAQVSLEETGYLQNRTHITEAFTKLESQGADIIGINCRLGPYHMLSTLEEVSLPKQAYLSAYPNASLPSYVDGKLHYESDADYFKECARSFREQGIRLLGGCCGTTPAHIEAFSNELESLPPIKEKEVKKRQTPQAAVQSVDPGPPPLHEKIKKEQSIIVELDPPRKLDTTRYMEGAKALKDAGIDAITLADNSLASPRICNTAVGSIVKEQIGLRPLIHITCRDRNLIGLQSHIMGLHTLGIRDVLAVTGDPTKVGDFPGASSVYDVTSFELIKIIKQFNQGISLSGKELGQKTNFSVGAAFNPNVRYIDKAVERLEKKIECGADYFISQPVFSKEKLLEIHEAVKHLDVPIYIGIMPLTSSKNADFLHHEVPGIKLSSEVRERMARYKDDRKRASQEGVEIAKSLLDTAIGLFNGIYLVTPFMRYSMTVELARYARNHHLNQSSRRLQNV; encoded by the coding sequence ATGGGAATTTTAGATGACTTGAAGCAAGATAAAATTTTGATTGGGGATGGCGCGATGGGGACGCTCCTCCATTCGTATGGATCTGACTGGTGTTTTGAAGAATTGAACTTATCGCATTCAGACCAAATCTCCAATATCCACCGGGCATATATCGAAGCCGGAGCAAATATCATCCAGACCAATACATACGCGGCGAATTATATTAAACTCGAACGTTATGGTTTGCAGGATCAAGTAAAGGAAATCAATACAGCCGCAGTCCGGTTGGCCAAAAAAGCTGCTGGAAATCACGCATATGTGGTCGGTACGATCGGAGGGATCCGTGGTATCAAGCCCCACACGATCACCATGGATGAAATCAAGCGAACGTTCCGTGAACAATTGTATTGTCTCCTTTCAGAGGACCTTGATGGTATTTTACTAGAAACGTTCTACGACTTAGAAGAGTTGGAAACAGTCCTATCCATCGCCCGGAAAGAGACGGCACTTCCGATCATTGCACAAGTGTCGTTGGAAGAGACCGGTTATTTGCAAAATCGTACACATATCACAGAAGCGTTTACCAAGCTTGAATCACAAGGTGCAGATATCATCGGCATCAATTGCCGACTCGGTCCTTATCACATGCTTTCGACATTGGAAGAAGTATCGCTCCCAAAGCAGGCATATTTGTCCGCCTATCCAAACGCAAGTCTTCCGTCGTATGTGGATGGAAAGCTCCACTATGAGAGTGATGCTGACTATTTTAAAGAGTGCGCCCGTTCTTTCAGGGAACAAGGGATTCGATTGTTGGGCGGATGCTGCGGTACAACGCCTGCCCATATAGAGGCGTTCTCTAATGAACTTGAATCTTTACCGCCTATAAAAGAAAAAGAGGTCAAAAAACGGCAGACGCCCCAGGCTGCTGTTCAATCTGTAGATCCAGGACCTCCTCCCCTTCATGAAAAAATTAAAAAAGAACAATCGATCATTGTTGAATTGGATCCGCCCAGAAAACTCGATACCACCCGCTATATGGAAGGTGCCAAAGCGCTTAAAGATGCAGGAATCGATGCGATTACTCTCGCTGATAACTCCCTGGCATCACCTCGGATCTGCAACACAGCCGTCGGTTCCATCGTCAAAGAACAGATCGGTCTCCGTCCCCTCATTCACATCACATGCCGGGATCGGAATTTGATCGGTCTGCAATCCCACATCATGGGGCTTCACACACTTGGAATCCGAGATGTCCTTGCGGTTACCGGGGATCCAACGAAGGTAGGCGACTTTCCTGGTGCATCTTCTGTGTATGATGTAACATCGTTTGAGCTAATCAAAATCATTAAACAGTTCAACCAGGGGATCTCGTTATCTGGAAAAGAACTTGGTCAAAAAACGAACTTTTCTGTCGGAGCAGCATTCAATCCGAATGTCCGCTACATCGATAAAGCTGTCGAGCGATTGGAAAAGAAAATAGAGTGCGGGGCAGATTATTTCATCAGCCAGCCCGTCTTTTCTAAGGAAAAACTGCTGGAAATCCATGAGGCTGTCAAACATTTGGATGTTCCAATATATATTGGAATCATGCCGCTCACAAGCAGTAAGAATGCGGATTTCCTCCACCATGAAGTGCCTGGTATCAAGCTATCATCGGAGGTTCGAGAACGTATGGCGAGATATAAGGATGATCGTAAACGAGCTAGTCAGGAGGGCGTCGAAATCGCCAAATCCCTTCTCGATACTGCAATCGGATTATTCAACGGTATTTACCTTGTCACGCCGTTCATGCGATACTCAATGACAGTAGAGCTTGCCCGCTACGCACGTAACCATCATCTTAACCAGTCATCTAGGAGGCTACAAAATGTCTAA
- a CDS encoding carbohydrate ABC transporter permease gives MASFQGSKIDPSKLSFSQTKFFAFLIPLSIFMALPIIFIFSQALKPIDELFLYPPRFFVEKPTLQNFGDLFKETSVTVIPMTRYLFNSIIISAGIVFASVFISAMAGFALSKLDFKLKKVIFEANIIALMFVPAAVAIPRYFIIDRIGLTDNMFGHILPVLAMPVGLFLIKQFIDQIPDALIEAARVDGASNFYIFRKIIIPMVTPAIATVAILAFQMAWNNTETSEIYMNNESLKTFAFYMSTLAGNMGNDNQVAGQGMAAAAAALMFLPNLIIFLIMQSKVIDTMAHSGLK, from the coding sequence ATGGCTTCTTTTCAAGGGTCCAAAATCGATCCAAGTAAATTAAGTTTCAGTCAGACGAAGTTTTTTGCATTTCTGATACCGCTTTCAATTTTTATGGCGTTGCCAATCATTTTCATATTTTCACAGGCACTGAAGCCGATCGATGAACTCTTTCTCTATCCACCAAGGTTTTTTGTCGAAAAGCCGACATTACAAAACTTTGGTGATCTATTCAAAGAGACAAGCGTCACCGTCATTCCAATGACTCGATACCTCTTCAACAGCATCATCATTTCAGCCGGAATCGTGTTTGCCAGTGTCTTCATCAGTGCAATGGCTGGCTTCGCCTTATCGAAATTGGATTTTAAACTGAAAAAAGTGATTTTCGAGGCGAATATCATCGCTTTGATGTTCGTTCCTGCTGCAGTTGCGATCCCTAGATATTTCATTATCGACAGGATCGGTCTGACAGATAACATGTTCGGACATATTTTACCGGTCCTGGCTATGCCAGTGGGGCTTTTCCTGATCAAACAATTCATCGACCAGATTCCGGATGCGTTGATTGAAGCGGCTCGAGTAGACGGAGCCAGCAATTTCTATATCTTCCGCAAAATCATCATTCCAATGGTTACACCAGCAATTGCTACTGTTGCCATACTTGCCTTCCAAATGGCATGGAACAATACAGAAACATCAGAGATTTACATGAATAATGAGAGCTTGAAAACATTCGCTTTCTATATGAGTACGTTAGCAGGAAATATGGGGAACGACAATCAGGTAGCCGGCCAAGGAATGGCGGCAGCCGCTGCTGCACTAATGTTCTTGCCGAACCTCATCATCTTCTTAATTATGCAAAGTAAAGTGATCGATACGATGGCTCATTCAGGATTGAAGTAA
- a CDS encoding extracellular solute-binding protein, with product MRRKTITILLIGLLILSTGSFLNQSSHVSYANTDKKSDTGDLLDDLFDKDKKDSDKSKDDNKKKDKTENFETRVIEAEYKDKLIEWDKKDIKATKGFEKVIEPEEFTSPNKEVELISHDEYDGTVFRWEEKTKELQLSINVPKEGLYEIEVDYFALPGKIIPIERGIKVNGDFQYYESRRIVLPRLWKDTVNKFEEDKLGNQVYPKQEEIHTWQSRPFMDASYLFDQPLMFHLKKGENTISLLNIREPMLLGDVTVKSPEKHPSYKEYLQKHEDGKQTKGLLEIEAEHPYSKSDSSIRALSNGEPNVTPNRGSKLSLNAFGGDTWKAGGQAVTWKIKVDETGFYQLGFKYNQYFNVNVPVYRTIKIDGEIPFNEMLKYPFEYTTEWKNETLSDANGRPYQFFLEKGEHELTLVSNPSPYQPVISTIKDVMKEVNDLSLEIQMATGKSNDLYRDWDIEEQIPDIVPRLNELAGELRDRYEYLEKLSDNKPDQARNLIISAKQMEDIANKPGEIPVRFKELSQSSGSVTQKLGDLLLLLPNQPLQFDKFYVYSDKNLPGAKANLLQKAGSMAVNFFSSFTKDYNQVSSSDEESIEIWVNRPRQYVMLMQQMANEDFTKETGIKVNLSLMPSEEKLILANASDESPDLALGVNQKFPFELSVRGALADLSQFPDYDQVAKRFSPGALLPFMYDDGTYALPETQEFYVLFYRKDILQALNMSVPDTWDDVRKMLPKLQRFGMNFYVPIAGLGGLKEAKVTVPYIYQNGGELFNEDGMSTAIGSDAALKGFKQMTSLFTIYSMPLQVPNFYSHFRQGDLPIGIADFDNYVKITAAAPELQGWWGIAPYPGVKNEDGEVVRWAPGTGKGVIMFDSSDKKKETWEFIKWWTSKETQSEFGNLIETIYGTEFRWNTSNVEALSELPWPDEDLDVIKDQWKWLRDIPHVPGDYMLEREISNAWNKVVFEGENERKAVEDAVITTNREMRKKLEEFGFIKDGKVVEELEVPSIEKIESKGEAGETSYEYRTKHQR from the coding sequence ATGCGCAGAAAAACAATAACCATCCTGCTGATCGGATTGTTGATCTTATCTACTGGATCATTTCTGAATCAATCATCGCATGTCAGTTATGCGAACACGGACAAAAAATCAGATACCGGGGACTTATTAGACGATCTATTCGACAAAGACAAGAAGGATTCCGATAAGTCCAAGGATGATAACAAGAAAAAAGACAAGACAGAGAACTTTGAAACAAGAGTTATTGAAGCTGAATACAAAGATAAATTAATAGAATGGGACAAAAAAGACATTAAAGCTACCAAAGGGTTTGAGAAAGTCATTGAACCAGAAGAGTTTACTAGTCCCAATAAAGAAGTGGAACTCATCAGCCATGACGAATACGACGGAACTGTTTTCCGCTGGGAAGAAAAAACGAAGGAATTGCAATTATCCATCAACGTACCTAAGGAAGGTCTTTATGAAATTGAAGTAGATTACTTCGCCTTACCAGGTAAAATCATACCGATTGAACGCGGAATCAAAGTAAATGGTGATTTCCAATACTATGAATCAAGAAGAATTGTGCTTCCAAGGTTATGGAAGGACACCGTCAATAAATTTGAAGAAGATAAGCTCGGGAACCAGGTGTATCCGAAACAGGAAGAAATCCATACCTGGCAATCTCGGCCTTTCATGGATGCGAGTTACTTATTCGACCAGCCTCTAATGTTTCATCTTAAAAAAGGGGAAAACACGATTTCGCTGTTGAATATCCGTGAGCCGATGCTATTGGGTGACGTAACCGTCAAGTCTCCTGAAAAGCACCCTTCATATAAAGAGTACTTACAAAAACATGAGGACGGGAAACAAACAAAGGGTCTACTCGAAATTGAAGCTGAACATCCATACTCTAAATCTGATTCTTCCATAAGGGCTCTATCCAACGGTGAACCGAATGTGACACCAAACCGTGGCAGCAAGCTATCTCTCAATGCTTTTGGAGGAGACACGTGGAAAGCTGGAGGACAAGCTGTCACATGGAAGATAAAAGTCGATGAAACAGGGTTCTATCAGCTAGGGTTCAAGTACAATCAATATTTCAATGTGAATGTCCCTGTCTATCGGACAATTAAAATCGATGGCGAAATACCTTTCAACGAAATGCTGAAGTATCCATTCGAGTACACGACGGAATGGAAAAACGAAACCCTTTCAGATGCAAACGGCAGGCCGTATCAATTTTTCCTTGAGAAAGGGGAGCACGAGCTAACGCTTGTATCAAACCCATCCCCTTATCAACCAGTCATCAGCACGATAAAAGATGTAATGAAAGAAGTAAACGATCTATCACTGGAAATCCAGATGGCAACCGGAAAATCCAATGACCTCTATCGGGATTGGGACATCGAAGAACAGATTCCTGACATTGTCCCTCGACTGAATGAGCTTGCTGGAGAGCTAAGGGACAGATATGAATACCTAGAAAAATTGAGTGACAACAAACCCGATCAAGCGAGGAATCTGATTATCAGTGCAAAGCAAATGGAAGATATCGCAAATAAACCTGGTGAAATACCAGTACGCTTCAAAGAACTTTCCCAAAGCTCAGGGTCCGTGACACAGAAACTTGGAGACCTTCTTTTATTACTGCCTAACCAACCTTTACAGTTCGATAAGTTTTATGTCTATTCGGATAAGAATTTGCCTGGTGCGAAAGCGAATCTGTTGCAAAAAGCCGGTTCCATGGCTGTCAATTTCTTTTCCTCGTTTACAAAAGACTACAATCAAGTAAGTTCGAGTGATGAAGAATCAATCGAGATCTGGGTGAACAGACCTCGTCAATATGTAATGTTGATGCAGCAAATGGCCAATGAGGATTTCACTAAGGAAACCGGAATCAAGGTGAATTTAAGCTTGATGCCCTCTGAGGAAAAACTGATTCTTGCAAATGCTTCCGATGAATCACCTGACCTTGCACTCGGTGTGAACCAAAAGTTCCCATTTGAACTATCCGTACGTGGTGCACTGGCAGATCTGAGCCAGTTCCCGGATTATGACCAAGTGGCGAAACGTTTTTCACCTGGTGCGCTTCTCCCGTTCATGTACGATGATGGGACCTATGCGCTTCCGGAAACTCAGGAATTTTATGTCCTATTCTATAGGAAAGATATTCTGCAAGCACTCAACATGTCTGTTCCTGACACCTGGGATGATGTCCGGAAAATGCTTCCGAAACTGCAACGGTTCGGAATGAATTTCTATGTACCGATCGCTGGTTTGGGGGGGCTTAAAGAAGCTAAAGTAACGGTCCCTTATATCTACCAGAATGGTGGTGAGCTTTTTAATGAAGATGGCATGAGTACAGCAATTGGCAGTGATGCCGCTTTAAAAGGCTTTAAGCAGATGACGAGTCTGTTTACGATCTACAGTATGCCTCTTCAAGTACCGAATTTCTACAGTCACTTCCGTCAAGGTGACTTGCCGATCGGTATCGCTGATTTTGATAATTACGTCAAAATCACAGCGGCAGCACCTGAGCTTCAAGGCTGGTGGGGCATCGCTCCTTATCCTGGTGTGAAAAATGAAGATGGAGAGGTTGTACGCTGGGCACCTGGAACAGGGAAAGGCGTCATCATGTTCGACAGCAGTGATAAGAAAAAAGAAACGTGGGAGTTCATCAAATGGTGGACTTCAAAAGAGACCCAATCTGAATTCGGCAATTTGATTGAAACCATCTACGGCACAGAGTTTCGCTGGAACACATCAAATGTGGAGGCACTTAGCGAGCTGCCTTGGCCGGATGAAGATTTAGATGTGATCAAAGACCAATGGAAATGGTTGAGAGACATTCCGCATGTTCCTGGTGATTACATGCTTGAGCGTGAAATCAGCAATGCATGGAATAAGGTTGTCTTCGAAGGCGAAAATGAACGAAAAGCCGTGGAAGATGCAGTCATCACAACCAATAGAGAAATGCGAAAGAAACTGGAGGAATTCGGTTTCATTAAAGATGGAAAAGTTGTTGAAGAACTTGAAGTGCCATCGATAGAAAAAATCGAGTCAAAGGGGGAGGCCGGTGAAACCAGCTACGAATACAGAACAAAACATCAGCGTTAG
- a CDS encoding carbohydrate ABC transporter permease, with protein MSALGFVAPFLIVFSLFIVIPVIVAAYFAFTYFNTIQPPTFIGLKNFVNLITQDNVFMMHVLPNTFQFALIVGVGGYVLAFFLAWLLAQIPKKPRTILTLAIYSPSMTAGVAMSVVWLILFSGDRAGYLNSILIQIGFINEPIQWLQSPAHLMTIMILVSLWNSMGVGFLAMLAGILNVDRELYEAAYIDGLKNRFQEIWYITIPSMKPQMLFGAVMAVVQTFQAGDIAVQLSGSNPTPQYSGQLILTHIADHGFIRFDMGYASAISLVLLIFVYAVSRFCWRLFGERDD; from the coding sequence TTGAGCGCTCTTGGGTTCGTCGCTCCCTTCCTGATCGTATTTTCACTATTCATCGTCATACCTGTCATTGTTGCTGCTTATTTTGCGTTCACTTATTTCAATACCATCCAACCACCGACGTTCATCGGGCTTAAGAACTTCGTGAATTTGATCACTCAGGACAATGTATTCATGATGCATGTGCTTCCGAATACATTCCAATTTGCGTTGATTGTCGGTGTAGGTGGATATGTCCTGGCGTTCTTTTTGGCATGGTTGTTGGCTCAGATTCCGAAAAAGCCGAGAACAATCCTGACATTGGCGATCTATTCACCGTCAATGACTGCCGGTGTCGCCATGTCGGTCGTGTGGCTCATTTTGTTCAGTGGAGACAGGGCAGGATATTTGAACAGCATCCTGATCCAGATCGGTTTCATCAATGAACCGATCCAGTGGCTGCAATCTCCTGCGCACTTGATGACGATCATGATCCTCGTATCGCTTTGGAACAGCATGGGTGTAGGATTTCTGGCCATGCTTGCAGGAATTTTGAATGTAGATCGCGAGCTTTATGAAGCAGCCTATATTGATGGATTGAAAAACAGGTTCCAAGAAATTTGGTATATTACCATTCCATCAATGAAACCGCAAATGCTGTTCGGAGCGGTCATGGCAGTTGTACAGACCTTCCAGGCTGGAGATATCGCCGTCCAGCTATCGGGCTCGAATCCGACGCCTCAGTATTCGGGGCAACTGATCCTGACACATATTGCAGACCATGGGTTCATTCGTTTTGATATGGGTTATGCTTCCGCCATATCCCTTGTCCTTCTCATATTTGTGTATGCTGTTTCCCGGTTCTGCTGGCGTCTGTTCGGCGAAAGAGACGACTAA